TGAGCGCGACCGGCGGCGTGGTCGCCATCTGGCCTGCCAGTGCCGCGCCGTGGGTGACATCCGTATCAAGGTATCGACGGCCAGCGAGTATGTGCCGCCACTGCCACCGCAACGGCAAGGTGCGGTCTTCACTGGCGCAACCGACATTACCCACGACATCCGCGAATTCCGTTTCACCACGGAAGGGAATGCGGCATTCCTGCCGGGGCAGTACGCGATGCTGGACTTGCCCGGCGTGGGGGCTTCCCGCGCCTATTCGATGGCGAATACGCCTAATGAACACGGGGAATGGCATTTCCAGATTCGCCGGGTGGCACAGGGCAAGGGGACGGCAGCGCTGTTTGAGCAACTACGTCCGGGTGATGAAGTTGGGCTGGATGGGCCTTACGGGGTGGCGTTCCTGCGTACCGATGCGCCCCGCGATCTGGTGTGTGTGGCGGGTGGTTCGGGGCTGGCTCCGATGATTTCCATTGCCCGAGGCGCGGCGGAAGCGGGTTTGTTGCAGGAACGTCGCCTGCATTTCTTCTACGGGGCGCGTACCCCACAGGATGTGTGCGGGCAGGCAATGCTGGCAGTACTGGAAGGGTTTGGCGACCGCATCCGTTACTATCCGGTGGTGTCCGAACCGGGTGAAGATTGGGCAGGCGCAAGCGGTTTCGTGCATACCCATCTGCCTGCGGTATTGCCTGCCAGCCTGCCGGAGTTTGAGTTCTATTTTGCTGGCCCACCACCCATGACGCAGGCATTGCAGGAAATGCTGATGGTGGATTACCGTGTACCTTTCGAGCAGATTCATTTCGACCGGTTCTTTTGAGGATGACAACCAAGCAGAGGCAAGCGGATGCCTGATGATGACAGGGGCACAGTAATACCGCCGGTATCGGTGCGCGGCGTGGTTATCCATGCCGATGATGCGCAGGATGTACGGCGGCAGAAAATGGCGCGGATCATTCTGGATTCCATGTACCAGTTTCTGGGGCTGCTGGATGTGGACGGCACGGTGCTGGAAATCAATCAGGCGGCGCTGGATGGCGCTGGCCTGAGCCTGCAAGCCGTGGTCGGCAAACCGTTCTGGGAAGCACGCTGGTGGGAAGTATCCGGCGAAGTCCGCCAGCGGGTGCGCGAGATGATCGGTGAAGCCCGCACCGGGCGTTTTGTGCGTTGCGACTTTGAGGTATTCGGCGATCTGCACGGTAGCCGGACGATTGTCATCGATTTTTCCCTGAAACCGATTCTGGACGATGACGGGCGGGTGGCCTTCCTGCTACCGGAAGGGCGCAACATCAGTGAAAAAATTGCCAGTAATGCCGAACTGTCACGCAAGAACGGCGAGTTGCAGGCCGCCCTGGAACGTCTGAAGGAACTGGACAGCTACAAGACCCGCTTCTTCGCCAATGTCAGCCATGAATTGCGTACCCCGCTGGCACTGATCCTCGGCCCGGTGGATCAGCTCATTAAGGACAGTGAAAATCTGGGGGAACGCGAACGTTTCCGGCTGGCGGCCATCCAG
The sequence above is drawn from the Thiothrix nivea DSM 5205 genome and encodes:
- a CDS encoding FAD-binding oxidoreductase, with protein sequence MSEPLIVNEKDGSQFGQMPQDTILRAALRAGIGMSYECNSGGCGGCKFELVEGDIETLWADAPGLSERDRRRGRHLACQCRAVGDIRIKVSTASEYVPPLPPQRQGAVFTGATDITHDIREFRFTTEGNAAFLPGQYAMLDLPGVGASRAYSMANTPNEHGEWHFQIRRVAQGKGTAALFEQLRPGDEVGLDGPYGVAFLRTDAPRDLVCVAGGSGLAPMISIARGAAEAGLLQERRLHFFYGARTPQDVCGQAMLAVLEGFGDRIRYYPVVSEPGEDWAGASGFVHTHLPAVLPASLPEFEFYFAGPPPMTQALQEMLMVDYRVPFEQIHFDRFF